In Zingiber officinale cultivar Zhangliang chromosome 3B, Zo_v1.1, whole genome shotgun sequence, a single window of DNA contains:
- the LOC122056711 gene encoding uncharacterized protein LOC122056711 isoform X3, whose translation MSLCEDILFARKPNSYIFYPVGVTVTGLEPEFQPIANYLLPNIVSHKHDCQDIHLQLLQDVAKHLLFFLPQLETDLTNFSDAAETSIRFFAMLAGPFYPILHLSSERNASTTLLCLSDLDASKSNPSSTLTVSSNFEAQPRRSRSPPFPEIASSSIVFRPDSVIALLRKAYKDSYLGIVCRKASKAIHRLMETSKLSGEGSYVDDSTLSSVSEEIVKSEANSHVELTDYSTLFGPELKLPDDQWDASYLNVLDVAAVEEGILHVLFGCASQPLLCCKLADSNSNFGPIFPLIQALLPALRPPISSPLDQVDDSFSQWKHPSVHRALSQIMTMSSSSVYHPLLHACAGYLSSFLSSHAKAACVLIDLCSGPLSPWIPTITAKVDLAIELIEDLLGVIQNAPQSIARARSALKYILLAISGHVDDVLAKYKEHKHRLLFLFEMLEPFLYPLIAGKRNTISLLDASSHLAKQENCFIALNIIRTALQRPAILPSVESEWRRGSVGPSVLLSVLVPQFPLPLDIDICKFSNPKVASQDSFSVSSPSISCSPDEANGKNDVNEAAAKKNAFEDADLLFVPIELTQAVLTSTSNYLAEDNVNLNSDCSNNEAKKISKNNFQLNTGFFADYFYSQADYLQLVNHQDSVFRASEFERLASDFCSEVNRTPESHEAIIDALLLAAECHVNPFFMMSYGCNSKLVNELKTVESSLKENSGVIELNKGLKNNVDLETIAHLERKRDLTVLQILLRAAKLNIEFLNNLSLSQPQLDDPQDNEQVVQISTLDTESVDAVTFVRQNQTILCCFIVGQLRREQQSSHETLLHSLLFLLHSATELSCPPEVVIDIILHSAEKLNLEVTSLYMQVNTGNRVTETEKLHRLQRRWTLLQKLVIASSGNGEMDHICGVHSGFMYRNLVPPFSWTQKISRFASSTLPLARFLGWLAVSRNAKQCLKEHLSLVSDLSEISSILSIFADELALTENLQNRKADTALLHPLDTKKHLQLDKDFESSNQLDAQLSFQVLFPHLHMFFPNMRSQFGEFGEIILQAVGWQLKCLPSSVVPDLLCWFADLCLWPYLKTLKGHLCVAKDANSLKGYAARNAKAVLLYVLESIIVEHMEALTHEMPRVAHILMSFCRAPYCDVAFLDSVLSLLGPLISYFLRIICINEKHLSEASLEEDFELSNFEELFSNIKCRKGSNGLTEEKNIHGPLMIVILGHLFPDLSFRRKKEVIESLLLWVDFTTSEPIPFIYDYICAFQKFINSCLILVTLVLKSFGFHHRANSKQSTEGGQKIRTDNALNYETDSLELPDYDINRSSETYDSVGIDAGVEVVHSLSADEVEEFTNLLEKFISGLFPAVEASWKVHHKLATRLTFTSAKCLLLSKFLYYFIHDKSREGDDGGIHQTSLNDHSSKYWVKALEGLIETVSSSQANHCWQVALVMLDFLFKLPKNISFFTVVSPVCVLIKKFCCHAPKISWRLQSDKWISYLFERGIDNLSGNEATLVDLFCTLLGHSEPEQRAVALQHLGRIIGLNNFNSLIELPYSVKQSLIQSQSLGTIPDSVISILVTQTWDRVTVVALSDPSMLLRTHAMVLLLAFLPFAERKQVQSILVATDSILRGVGKINNSVETGELTRLSLHILASACLYSPAEDITLVPETVWRNLEKMGTSKTGMLNDLEKSLCSALCKLRCESDDAKLALQELLSSGSAWKQTDPKFTTIRESILQVLSSLTSIQSYFDFFSERVVLQAQELEEAEIEVELLKKEVASEDASASQLEVDTSQTTEKENNRLQQIKDEVRSLERAKIREEVVARRQKKLLMRHTRQKRLEEAALREMELLQELDRERNSKVERDVERQRELELERARTRELQYNLDMEKERQIQKEIQRELEQVESGVRPSRREFSSNPNSRSRERYRDRDDGRSRQEANIKSSNRGHDGGTSQTTLAVSAGAPSGPTVVLTGSRIYTGQPLTILQSRDRSSERAPSYEDSIEGNRDSGDTSSIGDSELGLAFDGSPGGFGSAPRHGSRGSKSRSIVERRERDGRREGKWERKHS comes from the exons ATGTCGTTATGTGAGGATATCTTGTTTGCGAGGAAACCCAATAGCTATATTTTTTATCCAG TAGGAGTGACCGTCACTGGACTAGAACCAGAGTTTCAACCTATAGCTAATTACTTGCTACCAAATATTGTATCACATAAGCATGATTGTCAGGATATCCATCTTCAG CTGCTTCAAGATGTGGCAAAGCATCTGTTGTTTTTTCTTCCTCAACTTGAG ACAGATCTTACCAATTTCTCTGATGCTGCAGAGACTAGCATACGTTTTTTTGCAATGCTTGCTGGTCCATTTTATCCAATTCTCCATCTTTCTAGTGAAAG GAATGCTTCAACTACATTGCTTTGTTTGTCTGATTTAGATGCATCTAAAAGTAACCCATCATCTACTTTGACAGTGTCATCGAACTTTGAG GCACAACCCAGGCGATCACGCAGTCCACCCTTTCCTGAAATTGCTTCTAGCTCTATAGTGTTTCGACCTGATTCTGTCATAGCCCTGTTAAGGAAAGCTTACAAGGATTCTTATCTTGGAATTGTTTGCCGTAAA GCCTCAAAGGCAATACACAGGCTTATGGAGACAAGTAAGCTCTCAGGGGAAGGAAGCTATGTTGATGACTCCACTTTATCTTCAGTTTCTGAGGAGATTGTCAAGAGTGAAGCCAACAGTCATGTTGAGCTAACTGATTACTCAACCTTGTTTGGGCCAGAACTTAAATTACCTGATGACCAATGGGATGCTTCTTACTTGAATGTGTTGGATGTTGCTGCAGTTGAAGAAGGCATTCTCCATGTCCTATTTGGATGTGCTTCACAA CCTCTCCTATGTTGCAAATTGGCAGACAGTAATTCAAATTTTGGCCCCATTTTCCCACTGATACAAGCTCTGCTTCCAG CACTTCGCCCTCCAATCAGCAGCCCCCTTGATCAAGTTGATGACAGTTTTTCACAGTGGAAACATCCTTCTGTGCATCGCGCTCTTTCTCAG ATAATGACTATGTCATCATCATCAGTATATCATCCTCTTCTTCATGCTTGTGCGGGATACCTGTCTTCTTTTCTATCATCTCAT GCAAAAGCAGCTTGTGTGCTTATTGATCTATGTTCCGGACCTTTATCACCATGGATACCTACAATTACTGCAAAG GTTGATCTTGCAATTGAACTCATAGAGGACCTCTTGGGTGTTATTCAG AATGCTCCCCAATCTATTGCTCGTGCTCGCTCTGCACTGAAGTATATCTTGTTGGCCATCTCTGGACATGTGGATGATGTGCTAGCAAAATATAAG GAACATAAACATAGGCTGCTGTTTCTTTTTGAGATGCTAGAGCCTTTCCTCTATCCTTTGATTGCTGGAAAAAGGAATACAATTTCTTTGTTAGATGCTTCTTCACATTTGGCAAAACAGGAGAACTGTTTCATTGCACTCAATATTATACGCACAGCTTTGCAAAGGCCTGCTATTCTCCCTTCAGTCGAATCTGAGTGGAGACGTGGATCGGTTGGACCAAG TGTGCTTCTTTCTGTTCTGGTTCCACAGTTTCCATTACCATTAGACATTGACATTTGCAAATTTTCAAATCCCAAAGTTGCTAGTCAAGATTCTTTCTCTGTTTCTTCTCCTAGCATTTCCTGTAGTCCTGATGAGGCTAATGGAAAGAATGATGTAAATGAAGCCGCGGCAAAAAAGAATGCGTTTGAAGATGCTGACCTATTGTTTGTCCCTATTGAATTGACACAAGCTGTGTTGACAAGTACTTCCAACTATCTTGCCGAGGACAATGTGAATTTGAATTCTGATTGCAGCAATAATGAGGCAAAAAAGATATCAAAGAACAATTTTCAGTTGAATACTGGTTTCTTTGCTGATTACTTCTATTCACAGGCAGATTATCTGCAACTTGTGAATCATCAAGATTCAGTATTTCGGGCTTCAGAATTTGAACGGTTGGCATCCGACTTCTGTTCAGAGGTCAACAGAACACCAGAAAGCCATGAAGCTATAATAGATGCATTGCTCTTAGCTGCAGAGTGTCATGTCAATCCATTTTTTATGATGTCTTATGGATGTAACTCGAAACTTGTCAATGAGTTGAAAACGGTTGAATCTAGTTTAAAGGAAAACAGTGGAGTAATTGAGTTAAATAAGGGCCTGAAAAATAATGTAGATCTGGAGACCATAGCTCATCTTGAAAGGAAAAGGGACTTAACTGTTCTACAAATTTTACTCCGTGCTGCTAAActtaatattgaatttttgaataatttGTCACTTTCTCAACCTCAGTTAGATGATCCTCAAGATAATGAACAGGTTGTGCAAATATCAACATTGGACACTGAATCAGTTGATGCAGTAACATTTGTTAGACAGAATCAGACAATACTATGTTGTTTTATAGTTGGACAATTGAGAAGGGagcaacaatcatcacatgaaaCCCTTCTACATAGTCTCCTCTTTCTACTTCATTCTGCAACTGAGTTATCTTGTCCTCCTGAGGTTGTAATTGACATCATACTGCACTCAGCTGAAAAACTTAATCTAGAAGTTACATCTTTGTACATGCAAGTGAACACCGGAAATAGAGTGACCGAAACAGAAAAGTTGCACAGATTGCAAAGGCGTTGGACCCTTCTTCAAAAATTGGTGATAGCATCTTCTGGCAATGGGGAGATGGATCACATTTGTGGAGTCCATAGTGGTTTTATGTACAGAAATTTAGTCCCACCTTTCTCGTGGACTCAGAAAATATCTAGATTTGCAAGTTCTACATTACCCCTTGCAAGATTTCTAGGATGGCTTGCGGTTTCTCGAAATGCCAAGCAATGCTTGAAGGAACACCTGTCTCTTGTCTCTGATCTTTCTGAAATTTCATCGATATTGTCAATTTTTGCCGATGAGTTGGCACTTACTGAAAATTTACAGAACAGGAAAGCTGATACAGCACTATTACATCCATTGGACACCAAAAAACACTTGCAACTTGATAAAGATTTTGAATCCTCTAATCAGTTAGACGCTCAACTATCCTTCCAAGTACTTTTTCCTCACCTGCATATGTTCTTTCCGAACATGAGAAGCCAGTTTGGTGAGTTTGGAGAGATTATTTTGCAAGCTGTTGGGTGGCAACTCAAATGTCTTCCTTCCAGTGTCGTGCCTGATTTACTCTGCTGGTTTGCTGATTTGTGTTTGTGGCCATATCTCAAAACATTAAAAGGCCATCTTTGTGTTGCAAAAGATGCTAACTCTTTGAAAGGTTATGCTGCTAGAAATGCTAAAGCAGTTCTCCTTTATGTGCTTGAATCAATTATTGTTGAACACATGGAGGCATTAACACATGAAATGCCCAGGGTAGCTCATATATTGATGTCATTTTGTAGAGCCCCATATTGTGATGTTGCTTTTCTTGACTCTGTTCTCTCTCTATTGGGGCCACTAATTTCCTACTTTCTGCGGATAATTTGCATCAATGAGAAGCACTTGTCTGAAGCATCACTTGAAGAGGACTTTGAGTTGTCAAACTTTGAAGAACTGTTTAGCAATATTAAGTGTAGAAAGGGATCTAATGGGCTTACTGAAGAGAAGAACATTCATGGACCTTTGATGATTGTCATTTTAGGTCATCTGTTCCCTGATCTGTCCTTCAGGAGGAAAAAAGAAGTAATAGAGTCTTTGTTATTGTGGGTTGATTTTACTACTTCAGAGCCCATACCTTTTATCTATGATTATATCTGTGCTTTTCAGAAATTCATTAATAGTTGTCTAATTTTAGTAACGTTAGTTCTGAAGTCATTTGGTTTCCATCACCGAGCCAATAGTAAACAGTCAACTGAAGGGGGTCAAAAAATCAGAACTGATAATGCCTTAAATTATGAGACCGATTCACTAGAACTTCCTGATTATGATATAAACAGGTCGTCTGAAACATATGACAGTGTTGGCATTGATGCTGGTGTTGAAGTGGTCCATAGTCTCTCTGCTGATGAAGTTGAGGAATTCACGAACTTACTAGAGAAGTTCATTTCTGGGCTTTTTCCAGCTGTTGAAGCTAGTTGGAAAGTGCATCATAAGTTGGCAACAAGGCTAACATTTACATCAGCCAAATGCTTATTATTGTCAAAATTCTTGTATTACTTCATTCATGACAAAAGTAGGGAAGGGGATGATGGCGGCATACATCAAACCAGTTTAAATGACCATTCATCTAAATACTGGGTGAAAGCTCTTGAAGGACTTATAGAAACTGTCTCATCAAGTCAAGCTAATCATTGTTGGCAAGTAGCACTGGTCATGCTTGATTTCCTATTCAAGTTACCTAAGAACATTAGCTTTTTCACTGTTGTCTCTCCTGTATGCGTTTTGATCAAGAAGTTCTGTTGTCATGCACCAAAAATTTCATGGCGTTTGCAGAGTGATAAATGGATTTCATATTTATTTGAAAGGGGAATTGATAATCTTAGTGGAAATGAGGCTACATTAGTGGACTTATTCTGCACATTGCTGGGTCATTCAGAACCAGAACAACGAGCTGTTGCATTGCAGCATCTTGGAAGAATTATTGGCCTGAACAACTTTAATAGTTTGATTGAACTTCCTTATTCAGTTAAACAAAGTCTGATTCAATCTCAATCGCTAGGGACTATTCCTGATTCTGTAATTTCCATTTTGGTTACACAGACATGGGATAGAGTGACTGTGGTAGCACTGTCAGACCCTTCAATGTTGTTGAGGACACATGCAATGGTTCTGTTACTAGCCTTCCTTCCTTTTGCTGAGAGAAAGCAAGTGCAATCCATTCTTGTAGCCACTGATTCCATTCTTAGAGGTGTAGGCAAAATAAACAATTCAGTGGAAACGGGTGAGTTGACAAGGCTTTCATTGCATATTCTAGCAAGTGCATGTCTTTATTCTCCTGCGGAGGACATTACTTTAGTACCTGAAACTGTTTGGAGAAACCTGGAGAAAATGGGAACGTCAAAAACAG gaatGCTTAATGACTTGGAAAAAAGTTTGTGCTCAGCTTTGTGTAAGCTTAGATGTGAATCTGACGATGCGAAACTG GCTTTACAAGAGCTACTGTCATCTGGCTCCGCTTGGAAACAAACTGATCCTAAATTCACAACCATTCGGGAGTCTATTCTTCag GTGCTGTCATCTCTGACTTCCATCCAATCCTACTTTGACTTTTTCTCGGAGAGAGTTGTTCTGCAGGCTCAG GAACTTGAAGAAGCTGAAATTGAAGTAGAGCTTCTTAAAAAAGAAGTAGCATCTGAGGATGCATCTGCCTCTCAGCTAGAAGTTGACACATCACAAACta CTGAGAAGGAGAATAATCGTCTTCAACAAATTAAGGATGAAGTTAGATCATT AGAGAGGGCTAAAATTAGAGAAGAAGTGGTAGCCCGCAGACAAAAAAAGCTTCTAATGAGACATACTCGCCAAAAACGCTTAGAAGAGGCAGCTTTGAGGGAAATGGAACTTCTTCAAGAACTTGACAG AGAGAGGAACAGCAAAGTGGAGCGGGATGTTGAGAGACAGCGGGAGTTGGAGCTTGAACGTGCAAGAACTAGGGAATTACAATACAATCTTGATATGGAAAAGGAAAGGCAGATACAG aAAGAGATTCAAAGGGAACTGGAGCAGGTCGAGTCTGGTGTTCGTCCTTCCCGTAGAGAATTTTCATCTAATCCGAACAG TCGGTCTAGGGAAAGATATCGTGACAGAGACGATGGCAGATCTAGACAAGAAGCAAACATAAAATCCAGCAACAGAGGCCATGATGGTGGAACTTCCCAGACAACATTAGCAGTCTCTGCTGGAGCACCTTCAGGACCAACTGTAGTTCTCACCGGATCTCGAATATATACAGGTCAACCTCTGACAATTTTGCAGTCGAGGGATCGTTCATCAGAACGTGCTCCAAGTTACGAAGACAGCATTGAGGGGAACAGGGATTCAGGTGATACAAGCAGCATTGGTGACTCTGAGCTAGGCTTGGCCTTTGATGGATCACCTGGTGGCTTTGGCTCAGCTCCCAGACACGGATCACGAGGGAGCAAGTCAAGGTCGATTGTCGAACGGAGAGAACGGGATGGAAGGCGAGAAGGAAAGTGGGAAAGAAAACACTCTTGA